In Saccharothrix syringae, the following are encoded in one genomic region:
- a CDS encoding LacI family DNA-binding transcriptional regulator: MARSMHVRRPATLASLAAELGVSRTTVSNAYNRPDQLSPELRRRVLETARRLGYPGPDPVARSLRTRKAGAVGLLLTENLSYAFRDPAAIGFLEGLALACEDAGQGLLLVPANPEREDVAAVHRAGVDGFVVYSVPDDDPHLAAVLERPVPTVVCDQPDLDNVDRVGIDDQAAMHSLAQHLIALGHRRVGVVCMRLARDRNDGFVTRERRESAHFHVQRSRLAGLAQAFAAVGVDWSAVPVVERFDHTIASGASAAAQVLDSDPQITALICTSDILALGAMGEAERRGLRVPHDLTVTGFDGIREAEQAGLTTVRQPVLEKGRAAGKLLLDSAERSRPRSVTLATELVHGSTAAPPRGTAEERWFGP, from the coding sequence ATGGCGCGGTCGATGCATGTGCGACGCCCCGCGACGCTCGCCTCACTGGCGGCGGAGCTGGGTGTTTCCCGGACAACGGTGTCCAACGCGTACAACCGTCCCGACCAGCTCTCGCCGGAGCTGCGACGCCGGGTGTTGGAGACAGCGAGACGACTCGGCTACCCGGGGCCCGACCCGGTGGCCCGATCACTGCGGACGCGCAAGGCCGGTGCGGTGGGCCTGCTGCTCACCGAGAACCTGTCGTACGCGTTCCGGGACCCCGCGGCGATCGGGTTCCTGGAGGGCCTGGCGCTCGCGTGCGAGGACGCCGGGCAGGGGCTGCTGCTCGTGCCCGCGAACCCCGAGCGCGAGGACGTGGCCGCGGTGCACCGGGCGGGGGTGGACGGCTTCGTCGTCTACTCGGTGCCCGACGACGACCCGCACCTGGCCGCCGTGCTGGAGCGCCCCGTGCCGACGGTGGTGTGCGACCAGCCGGACCTCGACAACGTCGACCGCGTGGGCATCGACGACCAGGCGGCGATGCACTCGCTGGCGCAGCACCTGATCGCGCTGGGGCACCGCCGGGTCGGCGTGGTGTGCATGCGGCTGGCGCGCGACCGCAACGACGGCTTCGTGACGCGCGAGCGGCGGGAGTCGGCGCACTTCCACGTGCAGCGGTCGCGCCTGGCCGGTCTGGCGCAGGCGTTCGCCGCCGTGGGCGTCGACTGGAGCGCGGTGCCCGTGGTGGAGCGCTTCGACCACACCATCGCCTCCGGCGCCTCGGCCGCCGCCCAGGTGCTGGACAGCGACCCGCAGATCACCGCGCTCATCTGCACCTCGGACATCCTGGCGCTCGGCGCGATGGGCGAGGCCGAGCGGCGGGGGCTGCGCGTGCCGCACGACCTGACCGTCACCGGGTTCGACGGGATCCGCGAGGCCGAGCAGGCGGGCCTGACCACGGTGCGGCAGCCGGTGCTGGAGAAGGGGCGGGCGGCGGGCAAGCTGCTGCTGGACTCGGCCGAGCGCTCCCGGCCCCGCTCGGTCACCCTGGCCACCGAACTGGTGCACGGCTCGACCGCCGCGCCCCCTCGCGGGACGGCGGAGGAGCGCTGGTTCGGGCCCTGA
- a CDS encoding carbohydrate ABC transporter permease, translating to MRRETSVRRFLDRHWYAYAMVLPVVVVIAVLVLFPLAQGVFFTFTNINEGNIANPVLDRPATYVSVGLDNYLNILSGDASYGAFWGTLVRTLIWTFGCVFFHYTIGLGLALLLNRQVRGRAVYRVLLILPWAVPAFISAFAWKYMFNAQYGIINQALRAVGLPDPVWLGQSDWALVAVMIVNIWLGVPFMMVALLGGLQSIPGDLYEAAEVDGATPWQRFRHVTLPGLQSVSSTVVLLGIIWTFNMFAIIYLITGPNPNTRILVTYAFERFFSGASRDFAVASTYGVLILSVLLVFAGVYRRALRKQGEVW from the coding sequence ATGCGAAGGGAGACTTCGGTGCGCAGGTTCCTGGACCGGCACTGGTACGCGTACGCGATGGTGCTGCCGGTCGTGGTGGTCATCGCGGTGCTGGTGCTGTTCCCGCTCGCCCAGGGCGTGTTCTTCACCTTCACCAACATCAACGAGGGCAACATCGCCAACCCGGTCCTGGACCGCCCGGCGACCTACGTCTCCGTTGGCCTGGACAACTACCTGAACATCCTGTCCGGCGACGCCAGCTACGGCGCCTTCTGGGGCACGCTGGTCCGCACGCTGATCTGGACGTTCGGCTGCGTGTTCTTCCACTACACCATCGGCCTGGGCCTGGCGCTGCTGCTCAACCGGCAGGTGCGCGGCCGGGCGGTGTACCGGGTGCTGCTGATCCTGCCGTGGGCGGTGCCCGCGTTCATCAGCGCGTTCGCGTGGAAGTACATGTTCAACGCGCAGTACGGGATCATCAACCAGGCCCTGCGCGCCGTCGGCCTGCCCGACCCGGTGTGGCTCGGCCAGTCCGACTGGGCGCTGGTCGCGGTCATGATCGTCAACATCTGGCTCGGCGTGCCGTTCATGATGGTGGCGCTGCTGGGCGGCCTCCAGTCCATCCCCGGCGACCTCTACGAGGCGGCCGAGGTGGACGGCGCCACGCCGTGGCAGCGGTTCCGGCACGTGACGCTGCCCGGCCTGCAGTCGGTGTCGAGCACCGTGGTGCTGCTGGGCATCATCTGGACGTTCAACATGTTCGCGATCATCTACCTGATCACCGGGCCGAACCCGAACACGCGGATCCTGGTGACCTACGCGTTCGAGCGGTTCTTCTCCGGCGCGTCCCGCGACTTCGCGGTGGCGTCCACCTACGGCGTGCTGATCCTGTCCGTGCTGCTCGTGTTCGCGGGCGTGTACCGGCGCGCGCTGCGCAAGCAAGGCGAGGTGTGGTGA
- a CDS encoding LLM class flavin-dependent oxidoreductase: MPLPSQPLRKLGFLTIGLFDEQDPRRGHESTLDIIELGERLGFDSAWLRHRHLQFGISSPVAVLAAATQRTERIELGTAVTPLGWENPLRLAEDLATVDVLSGGRLNPGVSVGQPIHYERVKNALYPDTADVEDFSHRRVERLLGALAGEPVSDFEGTEGIEVYSRRVQPHSPGLRGRTWYGAGSLASARWAGERRMNLLLSSVVKSEGRDEGFAEIQRSLVTAFRAAHPDGERARVSQGLVVIPTDGATPEQRARYEAYAAARLPRTATPQGPAGLLFAPDLVGTSDEIAARLYDHAAFREVDEAVFALPFTFGHEDYAQILTDIATKLGPALGWS, encoded by the coding sequence ATGCCGCTCCCCTCCCAGCCCCTGCGCAAGCTCGGCTTCCTCACCATCGGCCTGTTCGACGAGCAGGACCCCCGCCGCGGGCACGAGTCGACGCTGGACATCATCGAACTGGGCGAGCGGCTGGGCTTCGACAGCGCCTGGCTGCGGCACCGGCACCTCCAGTTCGGCATCTCCTCCCCCGTCGCCGTCCTGGCCGCGGCCACGCAGCGCACCGAACGCATCGAGCTGGGCACCGCCGTCACCCCGCTGGGCTGGGAGAACCCGCTGCGCCTCGCCGAGGACCTGGCCACGGTCGACGTCCTGTCGGGCGGTCGGCTGAACCCGGGGGTGAGCGTCGGCCAGCCGATTCACTACGAACGGGTGAAAAACGCCCTCTACCCGGACACCGCGGACGTCGAGGACTTCAGCCACCGGCGGGTCGAGCGCCTGCTGGGCGCCCTGGCGGGCGAGCCCGTCAGCGACTTCGAGGGCACCGAGGGCATCGAGGTCTACTCCCGTCGCGTCCAACCGCACTCGCCGGGGCTGCGCGGGCGCACCTGGTACGGCGCGGGCAGCCTCGCCTCGGCCCGGTGGGCGGGCGAGCGGCGGATGAACCTGCTGCTCAGCAGCGTGGTCAAGAGCGAGGGGCGGGACGAGGGGTTCGCGGAGATCCAGCGGTCGCTCGTCACCGCGTTCCGGGCGGCCCACCCGGACGGCGAGCGGGCCCGGGTCTCGCAGGGGCTGGTCGTCATCCCGACCGACGGCGCGACGCCGGAGCAGCGCGCCAGGTACGAGGCTTACGCGGCCGCGCGCCTGCCGCGCACCGCCACGCCGCAGGGGCCGGCCGGGCTGCTGTTCGCGCCCGACCTCGTCGGCACGTCGGACGAGATCGCCGCGCGCCTGTACGACCACGCCGCGTTCCGCGAGGTCGACGAGGCCGTCTTCGCGCTGCCCTTCACCTTCGGGCACGAGGACTACGCGCAGATCCTCACCGACATCGCCACGAAGCTCGGTCCCGCCCTGGGGTGGTCCTAG
- a CDS encoding histidine phosphatase family protein — translation MGLREWDSGLEPTPDHARHHRYSWDHPAEARPGGEGLEALTARALAALGEVAAEHPGGVVLVGTHGTFAARVLLAAGRRVDWSVVRDMPMPAVHRVRWDGGPTAVTP, via the coding sequence GTGGGGCTGCGGGAGTGGGACTCGGGCCTCGAACCCACCCCCGACCACGCCCGCCACCACCGGTACAGCTGGGACCACCCCGCCGAGGCGCGGCCCGGCGGCGAGGGCCTCGAAGCGCTCACCGCGCGCGCCCTCGCGGCACTCGGCGAGGTCGCCGCCGAGCACCCCGGCGGGGTGGTCCTGGTCGGCACGCACGGCACGTTCGCCGCGCGCGTGCTGCTCGCCGCCGGCCGCCGCGTGGACTGGTCCGTCGTGCGGGACATGCCCATGCCGGCGGTCCACCGGGTGCGGTGGGACGGCGGCCCCACCGCGGTCACCCCTTGA
- a CDS encoding beta-class carbonic anhydrase, which translates to MTAIDELLSRNAEIGNIVPGDRSSPRPSLKVAILTCMDSRIRVFEIFGLKQGEAHVLRNAGGVVTDDAIRSLALSQRKLGTEEILLVHHTNCGLELVTEDGFKDELEQDTGLRPTWSVEAFREVKDSVRGSVNRVRQSPFLIHKDRVRGFVYDVHTGELTEVV; encoded by the coding sequence GTGACCGCCATCGACGAACTGCTCAGCCGGAACGCCGAGATCGGCAACATCGTCCCCGGCGACCGCTCGTCGCCGCGGCCGTCGCTGAAGGTGGCGATCCTGACCTGCATGGACTCCCGCATCCGGGTGTTCGAGATCTTCGGCCTCAAGCAGGGCGAGGCGCACGTGCTGCGCAACGCGGGCGGCGTCGTCACCGACGACGCGATCCGCTCCCTCGCGCTCAGCCAGCGCAAGCTGGGCACCGAGGAGATCCTGCTGGTGCACCACACCAACTGCGGCCTGGAGCTGGTCACCGAGGACGGGTTCAAGGACGAGCTGGAGCAGGACACCGGCCTGCGGCCCACCTGGTCGGTGGAGGCGTTCCGCGAGGTCAAGGACAGCGTGCGCGGCTCGGTGAACCGCGTCCGGCAGAGCCCGTTCCTGATCCACAAGGACCGGGTGCGCGGCTTCGTCTACGACGTGCACACCGGTGAGCTGACCGAGGTCGTCTAA
- a CDS encoding ABC transporter ATP-binding protein has protein sequence MAEVAYVKASRVFSGNPPVRAVDELSLDVADGEFLVLVGPSGSGKSTALRMLAGLEDVDEGAIHIGGKDVTNVPPKGRDIAMVFQSYALYPHMTVAENMGFALKLRGVNKAEIREKVAEAAKMLDLTKYLDRKPKALSGGQRQRVAMGRAIVREPSVFLMDEPLSNLDAKLRVETRANIAALQARLGTTTIYVTHDQVEAMTMGHRVAVLKDGLLQQCDTPRALYDKPANAFVAGFMGSPAMNLKTVPLTSEGAKLDGVVVPLERRALDRAAAEGLSEVTFGVRPESLGLVSSSEQGVELVVELVEELGADALLHGSVRINGTPERFVVRVDGRTPPTLGQTVKIAVRDAGEVHLFHPETGLRLTD, from the coding sequence ATGGCTGAGGTCGCCTACGTCAAGGCGTCGCGGGTCTTCTCCGGCAACCCGCCGGTCCGCGCGGTCGACGAGTTGTCCCTGGATGTCGCCGACGGCGAGTTCCTCGTCCTGGTCGGTCCGTCCGGCTCGGGCAAGTCCACCGCGCTGCGCATGCTCGCGGGCCTGGAGGACGTCGACGAGGGCGCGATCCACATCGGCGGCAAGGACGTGACCAACGTCCCGCCGAAGGGCCGCGACATCGCCATGGTGTTCCAGTCCTACGCGCTCTACCCGCACATGACCGTCGCCGAGAACATGGGCTTCGCGCTCAAGCTCCGCGGCGTGAACAAGGCGGAGATCAGGGAGAAGGTCGCCGAGGCGGCCAAGATGCTCGACCTGACCAAGTACCTGGACCGCAAGCCGAAGGCCCTGTCCGGTGGTCAGCGCCAGCGCGTCGCGATGGGCCGCGCGATCGTGCGCGAGCCCTCCGTGTTCCTCATGGACGAGCCGCTGTCCAACCTGGACGCGAAGCTGCGCGTGGAGACCCGCGCGAACATCGCCGCCCTCCAGGCCCGGCTCGGCACCACCACCATCTACGTGACGCACGACCAGGTCGAGGCCATGACCATGGGCCACCGCGTCGCGGTGCTCAAGGACGGCCTGCTCCAGCAGTGCGACACCCCGCGCGCGCTGTACGACAAGCCGGCCAACGCGTTCGTCGCCGGGTTCATGGGCTCGCCCGCGATGAACCTCAAGACCGTGCCGCTGACCTCCGAGGGCGCCAAGCTCGACGGCGTCGTGGTGCCGCTGGAGCGCCGCGCGCTGGACCGGGCCGCGGCCGAGGGCCTGTCCGAGGTGACCTTCGGCGTCCGGCCCGAGTCGCTGGGCCTGGTCAGCTCGTCCGAGCAGGGCGTGGAGCTGGTCGTCGAGCTGGTCGAGGAGCTGGGCGCGGACGCCCTGCTGCACGGCTCGGTGCGCATCAACGGCACCCCGGAGCGGTTCGTGGTCCGCGTGGACGGCCGCACGCCGCCGACCCTGGGCCAGACGGTGAAGATCGCCGTGCGCGACGCCGGCGAGGTCCACCTGTTCCACCCGGAGACCGGGCTGCGCCTGACCGACTGA
- a CDS encoding sugar ABC transporter permease, whose translation MSVEAASFKAVQPTRALKRSERSRLASFGLHAALVTASLIAVFPVFWVLVTSFKPDARAVETTPKLVNESSLDNYTRILSGEKGDFLAWFGNSVVIALLTTVLSVFLSATTGYAASRFRFPGKRSLMLSFLVVQMFPFAVLIVPLYNILLALGLQGTSFGLVLVYCTTAVPFCTYMLKGYFDTIPGDIDEAGRVDGLSPFGVFWRLVLPLARPGLAVTAFYAFLTAWGEVAFASAFLSAADESKTLAVGLQVFVQQNRTEWGHLAAASILVAIPAIVVFYLVQRFLVTGLSSGAVKG comes from the coding sequence ATGTCGGTCGAGGCGGCTTCCTTCAAGGCGGTCCAGCCGACCCGGGCGCTCAAGCGCTCGGAGCGGTCCCGGCTCGCCAGCTTCGGGCTGCACGCGGCGCTGGTGACGGCGTCGCTGATCGCGGTGTTCCCGGTGTTCTGGGTGCTGGTGACCTCGTTCAAGCCGGACGCGCGGGCCGTGGAGACCACGCCGAAGCTGGTCAACGAGTCCAGCCTGGACAACTACACCCGCATCCTGTCCGGGGAGAAGGGCGACTTCCTGGCCTGGTTCGGCAACTCCGTGGTGATCGCGCTGCTGACCACGGTGCTGTCGGTGTTCCTGTCGGCCACCACCGGCTACGCGGCCTCGCGGTTCCGGTTCCCGGGCAAGCGGTCGCTGATGCTGTCGTTCCTGGTCGTGCAGATGTTCCCGTTCGCGGTGCTGATCGTGCCGCTCTACAACATCCTGCTCGCGCTGGGGCTCCAGGGCACCTCGTTCGGCCTGGTGCTGGTGTACTGCACCACCGCGGTGCCGTTCTGCACCTACATGCTCAAGGGCTACTTCGACACCATCCCCGGCGACATCGACGAGGCGGGCCGCGTGGACGGCCTGTCGCCGTTCGGCGTCTTCTGGCGGCTGGTGCTGCCGCTGGCCCGGCCGGGCCTGGCGGTGACCGCGTTCTACGCGTTCCTCACCGCCTGGGGCGAGGTGGCGTTCGCCTCGGCGTTCCTGTCCGCGGCCGACGAGTCGAAGACGCTGGCGGTCGGCCTCCAGGTGTTCGTGCAGCAGAACCGGACCGAGTGGGGCCACCTGGCGGCGGCGTCGATCCTGGTCGCCATCCCCGCGATCGTCGTGTTCTACCTGGTGCAGCGGTTCCTGGTGACCGGCCTGTCCTCGGGCGCGGTCAAGGGGTGA
- a CDS encoding metal ABC transporter ATP-binding protein, which produces MTAQLAGTRAAVALRGARLAYGDRVLWDGLDLDVAPGEFVAVLGPNGSGKTSLIRVLLGLQPLSAGTVRVEGGNRCVGYIPQQRAVDATLTVRARDLVGFGLDGHGWGVGLRGRRERREKVDAALAAVGATRYADEPIGLLSGGEQQRLRVAQALVGDPGVLLCDEPLLSLDLAHQRVVSDLIDARRRAAGTAVLFVTHEINPILPLVDRVLYLVEGRFRIGPPAEVMTSRVLSELYRTNVEVVRVRDQIHVVGAQHVCEEEPHHVADEG; this is translated from the coding sequence ATGACGGCTCAACTCGCCGGCACGCGGGCGGCGGTGGCGCTGCGCGGCGCGCGGCTGGCCTACGGCGACCGCGTGCTGTGGGACGGCCTGGACCTCGACGTGGCGCCCGGCGAGTTCGTCGCCGTGCTCGGGCCCAACGGCTCGGGCAAGACCAGCCTGATCCGGGTGCTGCTCGGCCTCCAGCCGCTGTCCGCGGGCACGGTGCGGGTGGAGGGCGGCAACCGGTGCGTCGGCTACATCCCGCAGCAGCGCGCCGTCGACGCCACGCTCACCGTGCGCGCCCGCGACCTGGTCGGCTTCGGCCTGGACGGCCACGGCTGGGGCGTGGGCCTGCGCGGCAGGCGCGAGCGGCGGGAGAAGGTGGACGCGGCGCTGGCCGCGGTGGGCGCCACCAGGTACGCCGACGAGCCGATCGGCCTGCTCTCCGGCGGCGAGCAGCAGCGGCTGCGGGTGGCGCAGGCGCTGGTCGGCGACCCCGGCGTGCTGCTGTGCGACGAGCCGCTGCTCTCCCTCGACCTCGCCCACCAGCGCGTGGTCAGCGACCTGATCGACGCCCGCAGGCGTGCCGCGGGCACGGCCGTGCTGTTCGTCACCCACGAGATCAACCCGATCCTGCCGCTGGTCGACCGGGTGCTGTACCTGGTCGAGGGCCGGTTCCGGATCGGCCCGCCCGCCGAGGTGATGACCTCGCGGGTGCTCAGCGAGCTGTACCGCACGAACGTCGAGGTGGTCCGCGTGCGCGACCAGATCCACGTGGTCGGCGCGCAGCACGTGTGCGAGGAGGAGCCGCACCACGTGGCGGATGAGGGCTGA
- a CDS encoding extracellular solute-binding protein, which produces MRRTTLVTAVAAASALVLTACGGGGGSDAGDSGEVTFWDTSGPNESPVFSRLAQDCATKGGYKVKTETVAFDQALNNYRTAAQGGQGPDVFRAEVAWVPQLAKLGYVVDLTGTELANDTADFLETPLGSTKFEGKTYGVPQVTDSLALFYNKKLLADAGVEPPKTWDEVKAVAAKLGGEKTIFINNDAYYALPFIYGAGGDLVDADAKKIVVNSPENVEALETAKGLLDAKAATTALDPANSYNNMQAAFTSGEVAMVVNGPWSVADYLKGTAFTDAANLGIAPVPGTTAGEGTAPVGGHDYVIRQGTKAKDSAVKLIACLSSVESQVTVAKELGLLPTRKSAYDNADVKANAVVSAFEPVVAAAHPRAWIPEGGQLFDPLKIAYADVLAGKKDAKTALDEVAKTYKDTVVPDYTVG; this is translated from the coding sequence ATGCGACGTACCACCCTCGTGACCGCAGTGGCGGCAGCAAGCGCCCTCGTCCTCACCGCGTGCGGCGGTGGTGGCGGATCGGACGCCGGGGACTCCGGCGAGGTCACCTTCTGGGACACCAGCGGGCCGAACGAGAGCCCGGTGTTCAGCAGGCTCGCGCAGGACTGCGCCACCAAGGGCGGCTACAAGGTCAAGACCGAGACGGTCGCCTTCGACCAGGCCCTCAACAACTACCGGACCGCCGCCCAGGGCGGGCAGGGCCCCGACGTGTTCCGCGCCGAGGTCGCCTGGGTCCCGCAGCTGGCCAAGCTGGGCTACGTCGTCGACCTGACCGGCACGGAGCTGGCCAACGACACCGCCGACTTCCTGGAGACCCCGCTGGGCTCCACCAAGTTCGAGGGCAAGACCTACGGCGTGCCCCAGGTCACCGACTCGCTGGCGCTGTTCTACAACAAGAAGCTGCTGGCCGACGCGGGCGTCGAGCCGCCGAAGACCTGGGACGAGGTCAAGGCCGTCGCGGCCAAGCTGGGCGGCGAGAAGACCATCTTCATCAACAACGACGCGTACTACGCGCTGCCGTTCATCTACGGCGCGGGCGGCGACCTGGTCGACGCCGACGCGAAGAAGATCGTGGTCAACTCCCCCGAGAACGTCGAGGCGCTGGAGACCGCCAAGGGCCTGCTGGACGCCAAGGCCGCGACCACCGCGCTCGACCCGGCCAACTCCTACAACAACATGCAGGCCGCGTTCACCTCCGGCGAGGTCGCCATGGTGGTCAACGGCCCGTGGTCGGTCGCCGACTACCTCAAGGGCACCGCGTTCACCGACGCCGCGAACCTCGGCATCGCGCCCGTCCCCGGCACCACCGCCGGCGAGGGCACCGCGCCGGTCGGCGGCCACGACTACGTCATCCGCCAGGGCACCAAGGCCAAGGACTCCGCGGTCAAGCTCATCGCCTGCCTGAGCAGCGTCGAGTCGCAGGTGACCGTGGCCAAGGAGCTGGGCCTGCTGCCCACCCGCAAGTCGGCCTACGACAACGCCGACGTCAAGGCCAACGCGGTCGTGTCCGCGTTCGAGCCGGTGGTCGCCGCCGCGCACCCGCGCGCCTGGATCCCCGAGGGCGGCCAGCTGTTCGACCCGCTGAAGATCGCCTACGCCGACGTGCTCGCCGGCAAGAAGGACGCCAAGACGGCCCTGGACGAGGTCGCCAAGACCTACAAGGACACCGTCGTCCCGGACTACACCGTCGGCTGA
- a CDS encoding metal ABC transporter solute-binding protein, Zn/Mn family — translation MTVRNAMLGAVAAMTAVALTACGDRGAPAADDGRIKVVASTNVWGSVVQAVGGDAVEVTSIIDDPSGDPHSYESRPADVAAVRDADLVVFNGGGYDDFFATLLGPETEGARKIEAFPLSGKAADHDHAEEEPAGEEGHDHDHAVNEHVWYDFGTVQRVAEQAAADLGAIAPDKKAAFEANAKDLGAGLDELTARIEGRGAGRKVVQTEPVAHYLLDAAGVEDVTPESFADAVEQETDVPAAALAEVLTLVERKQVAALVNNAQTENAATGQVVEKARSAGLPVVEVTETLPEGATGYLDWMTKQVDSLAGALGA, via the coding sequence ATGACCGTCCGCAACGCGATGCTCGGGGCGGTGGCCGCCATGACCGCCGTCGCCCTCACGGCCTGTGGTGACCGGGGCGCCCCCGCCGCCGACGACGGCCGGATCAAGGTGGTGGCGTCCACGAACGTGTGGGGCAGCGTGGTCCAGGCCGTCGGCGGCGACGCGGTCGAGGTCACCTCGATCATCGACGACCCGTCCGGCGACCCCCACTCCTACGAGAGCAGGCCCGCCGACGTGGCCGCGGTGCGCGACGCCGACCTGGTGGTCTTCAACGGCGGCGGCTACGACGACTTCTTCGCCACCCTGCTCGGCCCGGAGACCGAGGGCGCGAGGAAGATCGAGGCGTTCCCCCTCTCCGGCAAGGCGGCCGACCACGACCACGCCGAGGAGGAGCCCGCCGGGGAGGAGGGCCACGACCACGACCACGCCGTCAACGAGCACGTCTGGTACGACTTCGGGACCGTCCAGCGGGTCGCCGAGCAGGCCGCCGCCGACCTCGGCGCGATCGCGCCCGACAAGAAGGCGGCCTTCGAGGCCAACGCGAAGGACCTCGGCGCCGGGCTCGACGAGCTGACCGCCAGGATCGAGGGCAGGGGCGCGGGCCGGAAGGTCGTCCAGACCGAGCCGGTCGCCCACTACCTGCTCGACGCCGCGGGCGTGGAGGACGTCACCCCCGAGTCGTTCGCCGACGCCGTCGAGCAGGAGACCGACGTGCCCGCCGCCGCGCTGGCCGAGGTGCTGACCCTGGTCGAGCGGAAGCAGGTCGCCGCCCTGGTCAACAACGCCCAGACCGAGAACGCCGCCACCGGTCAGGTGGTGGAGAAGGCCCGATCGGCCGGTCTTCCCGTCGTCGAGGTGACCGAGACGCTGCCCGAGGGGGCGACCGGCTACCTTGACTGGATGACCAAGCAGGTGGACTCGCTGGCGGGGGCGCTGGGCGCATGA
- a CDS encoding LacI family DNA-binding transcriptional regulator, which translates to MSGLSEIARAAGVSISTVSRVLNRRAGVNDETRQRVLAVLAEMPYTPRGLGALQRTGVIGLLVPELSNPVFPAFAEALEVRAARLGYSSLLCNTRATGAAAMGEEEYVRMLLARGVEGMVFVSPEITNVEVPLGQAPRPSYYAKLLADGVHMVFLNGATPSLDVPDVTVDEQHAGYAATRHLVELGHRRIGFVSGPARSLPSRLKRAGWAAALEEDGLPASSDFVAHAPFGPEGGAAAVAALLDTVRPTAVICSSDHMAIGVLREAHRRGLRVPGDLSVVGFDDIPLASYCSPSLTTLAQPIEEMAAAAVDELVHRLDPDRRRRPAGNYTRVFRPRLVVRESSAAPALV; encoded by the coding sequence GTGTCCGGTCTGTCCGAGATCGCCAGGGCAGCCGGGGTGAGCATCTCGACGGTCAGCCGGGTGCTCAACCGCCGGGCGGGCGTGAACGACGAAACGCGCCAGCGCGTGCTCGCCGTGCTCGCCGAGATGCCCTACACACCGCGGGGCCTGGGCGCGCTCCAGCGGACCGGCGTGATCGGGCTGCTGGTGCCGGAGCTGTCGAACCCGGTGTTCCCGGCGTTCGCCGAGGCGCTGGAGGTGCGCGCGGCGCGGCTGGGCTACTCGTCGCTGCTGTGCAACACGCGCGCCACCGGCGCGGCCGCGATGGGCGAGGAGGAGTACGTGCGGATGCTCCTGGCCCGCGGCGTCGAGGGCATGGTGTTCGTGTCGCCGGAGATCACCAACGTCGAGGTGCCGCTCGGCCAGGCGCCGCGGCCGTCGTACTACGCGAAGCTGCTGGCCGACGGCGTGCACATGGTGTTCCTCAACGGGGCCACGCCGTCGCTGGACGTGCCGGACGTGACCGTGGACGAGCAGCACGCGGGCTACGCGGCCACGCGGCACCTGGTGGAGCTGGGGCACCGGCGGATCGGGTTCGTGTCCGGCCCGGCGCGGTCGCTGCCGTCGCGGCTCAAGCGCGCCGGGTGGGCGGCGGCGCTGGAGGAGGACGGCCTGCCCGCGTCGTCGGACTTCGTCGCGCACGCGCCGTTCGGGCCGGAGGGCGGCGCGGCGGCGGTGGCCGCGCTGCTGGACACGGTGCGGCCGACCGCGGTGATCTGCTCGTCGGACCACATGGCCATCGGCGTGCTGCGCGAGGCGCACCGGCGCGGCCTGCGGGTGCCGGGCGACCTGTCCGTGGTGGGCTTCGACGACATCCCGCTGGCGTCGTACTGCTCGCCGTCGCTGACCACCCTGGCGCAGCCGATCGAGGAGATGGCGGCGGCCGCCGTGGACGAGCTGGTACACCGGCTCGACCCCGACCGGCGGCGCCGGCCCGCGGGCAACTACACGCGCGTGTTCCGACCGCGGCTGGTGGTGCGCGAGTCGTCCGCGGCACCCGCATTGGTTTAG